The genomic window AAAGAATTGAGAGTAACCCCCAAGACGTTACGTAACTGGCGGGAAGCATATTTTGAGGAGCAATCTCTTCTGTCTGGTAAAAAAATATCAGAAATAAGACAGGCGTATAAAGAATTTCGAGAGTTAAAGGCAGAAGGAGTTACATTAAAGCGCCATATAGATATTTTAAAAAAAACATCAAGTATAATACCAGAACTTCCAGAAGAAGAAAAACTTTAAGAAAAAAACTGATGAAACAAATTATCTTTTTATTATAAAACTAACCAATGGCGTAGTGAAAGAATGCTTTAGGTATTATGGTGTAATAACACCCAAGTCGAATACGGGCAAGGGAGGAGACTAATGAAAGTAAGACCATCTGTAAAATCTGGGGCAGAGCCCCAACTCTTGAACACAGTTTTTTTAGGGCTTGACCATACGACGCCTGGGGTGGCTGTCCTTGTGGCAACCAAAAAAGAGATTCTTTACGAAAAGTACATTGGACTTGCAAATCTTGAATACAATATTCCAATTCGGAAGGATACCCTTTTTAACCTTGCTTCAATATCTAAACCGTTGACTGCGACAGGTATTATGCTTCTCGTGCAGAAAAAACGTCTCTCCCTTGATGATGAGGTTGGAGTCTACTTTCCTGAGTTAAAAAGTTGTTGTAAAAGCGTGCGGATTAGACATCTCCTTAGTCATTCCTCTGGCGTGTCCAGCGGTAGTATTGTGAACCCCAGTACGGGCGATATATCTTCCCCGGAGAACCAGCATATATGTAATGTTTTACGTGCTGGCCGTTTTTTCCCAGAATCTTCAAACAAAACCCATTTTGATTATGCCGAGATGAGGGCATCGTATGGAAATAAAGATGTATATGAAATGTTTCTCGCTTCAAGCCCTTTTTGTAATTATCCGCCAGGAACGAGATACGAGTATTCAAACACATGGTATGCGCTTCTGGCTCTCCTTGTTGAGCGTGTTCTTGACCGCCCCTTTTCTGAATTTATGAAGGAGTCTGTTTTTCAGCCTTTTGGGATGGACTGTTCCTGTATTTGTAGCGATATGAGGCAGGTTATTCCAAAACGCGCTTGGGGGTACAATCGTCACAATAACGGGGAATATTCATTTCAACAGAGAGTTTTTTTCGCGAACGGATCTGGCGGAGTTTTTTCTAATGTGAGAGACTTGTACCGTTTTTGGAAAGGGCTACTTTCCGACAGGTTCTTGAAAAAGGATTTAAGAGAATTGATGTGGTCGGACGTTGTGCAGAGGGAAAGAAAAGATACCTTTTATGGTTACGGTTGGCAAATCGACCATAGTAACTCTTTGTACAGGGTAGGTCATACTGGAAGTATGGAAGGATTCAAGAATATCTTAAGGTTTTATCCGCAAGAAGGGCTTTTGGTCTGCGTTCTTTCTAACTCTGCATACCTCTTATCTGGGGAGGAAAGGGAATCTTGCGCAGATAAAATATACCGTATTTTCACATCTGAAAAGAACCCGTGATGATGGTTTTTCATTTCTTGAAGCGGGGTAAGCGTCTATACAAATCTTCTGTTGCCATTTTCTATGACGGGTGTCTTGCTGTGTTTCCTATTTCGTAGAAGTGAAGGGTATGTTCCCAACAGGCATCTATAATGTTAGAGTAATTGAACATTGTCAATTTCTCCAACCTCCTTTATTTAAGCGAATGCCTGCATTTATCGCAGAATATAGAGTCTGTTGAGATTTCTGCACTACATTTGCTACAATAGAATATTTCTTGTAGCACAGGTTCATCTGTTCCAGTTGGTACGGGTTTCTTGCCTATTAAAAACTTGTGCCCCACACCAATCGTTATAATTATAAGCATAATCAACAACATAACCTTTGAAAAACATAACTGGGGTTTGTAAGATATAGTGGCTTTTTTGTAATGGTTGAGGGAAGTAAAATCTACTGTTTTTCGCCCGATTTGCTTGCCTGTTGTATCAATTATACTACCAGGGACATGGACAATAGATATACCTTTAAGTTCGTTAA from bacterium includes these protein-coding regions:
- a CDS encoding transposase translates to MRKYDEEFRKKAVKMLLKGESSLRQLSKELRVTPKTLRNWREAYFEEQSLLSGKKISEIRQAYKEFRELKAEGVTLKRHIDILKKTSSIIPELPEEEKL
- a CDS encoding beta-lactamase family protein, with amino-acid sequence MKVRPSVKSGAEPQLLNTVFLGLDHTTPGVAVLVATKKEILYEKYIGLANLEYNIPIRKDTLFNLASISKPLTATGIMLLVQKKRLSLDDEVGVYFPELKSCCKSVRIRHLLSHSSGVSSGSIVNPSTGDISSPENQHICNVLRAGRFFPESSNKTHFDYAEMRASYGNKDVYEMFLASSPFCNYPPGTRYEYSNTWYALLALLVERVLDRPFSEFMKESVFQPFGMDCSCICSDMRQVIPKRAWGYNRHNNGEYSFQQRVFFANGSGGVFSNVRDLYRFWKGLLSDRFLKKDLRELMWSDVVQRERKDTFYGYGWQIDHSNSLYRVGHTGSMEGFKNILRFYPQEGLLVCVLSNSAYLLSGEERESCADKIYRIFTSEKNP